The DNA segment AGGAAGGTCATTAGACTTATGCAAGTGCCTTCCTTAATTTCTGAGCAGGTGTCTTACCTGAAATTCCGGCAATATAAAGTCGTATAAGTCAGGAAAGAGATAACTTTATAAAGAGAAAGCAGGCAAAAATCCATCAAATACCGTAAGTTTTTTTTACTTTCCTGAACAGTGGTTCAATTTTGGCTTGCCGTGACATTTTTTCCATTAATGGATAATTTTGTCAGGCTGATTTGGTACCTTTTGCCATTTTCTTCTCTCTGAACAAGTTTCACCAGAGCATAGTTCCAGCCAGGGGCGAACCACACTGTGGTCTCTCTTGCGGAATCGGCATTTCGAACCCGCCGTACCTTGATGACCTCAATTTCCCCCAGTGGCGTCACCAGGGTTTCAGTGCCCTCCCGGGCGAAGGTGTACTTGCGCACTTTCTTGCCGTCAGCAATTTCATATTGGAGGGTTTCCTTGCCTGCGGCGAGATCCAGCGCCAACTGTAATTGGTAGCTCACTTTATCGAGGATATGGGGCGATACATCCTTCAAATCCCGCTCCGGGTTTGAAACATTGAGCACCATGCCTTTAGTGGGCTCAAAGTTCAGTATGGTGCCGCGATCCCGGCCCAGCCCGGTTCTGCGGTATTCGTAATGGTAGGGGATAATCTGGTCGTCGCGGCGGGTAAAGCGGGAATATTCATTGATATTGGCAAACAGGGTGTTGGTATCAAAATCCAGGCGCCAGTTGTCATCCTGGCCGGTAAGCTTTCGGGTAGCCGTGACGCTGATACCGTTAAAGCGCGCGGTGTAAGTTGCTTTAAAGGGTTCCAGCTGGCTGGCCAGGGATGGGCCGGAAAGCAGGAGAAGAAACAGGAAGGAAACGAAAAAACGCACGGTGAAGCTCCGCAAAAACTGACTTTGCTTGAATATTAGTCGGCGGAACTGGCAAAGTACATGCAAGGGCGTTTGCCCCGACAGCGAATGCGCCGGGTTTAACCGCTGAGCCGGATACCGTTGCGCGGTAGCAAGGCACCGTCAAGCAGGGCGCGCTCGCCCTGCATATGCAGGCGATGCTCCGCGAACCAGGTGACAGCCAGCGGATAAATCACATGCTCTTGCACCTGGACCCGGTTCGCCAGCGTTTCCGGTGTGTCTCCAGCCTGTATGGGCACTGTGGCCTGGACAACGGGCGGACCGCCGTCGAGCTCTTCGGTGACAAAATGAACAGTGGCGCCGTGCTCGCTGTCGCCGGCCTGCAGAGCCCGGCGGTGCGTGT comes from the Microbulbifer sp. MI-G genome and includes:
- a CDS encoding DUF3108 domain-containing protein; translation: MRFFVSFLFLLLLSGPSLASQLEPFKATYTARFNGISVTATRKLTGQDDNWRLDFDTNTLFANINEYSRFTRRDDQIIPYHYEYRRTGLGRDRGTILNFEPTKGMVLNVSNPERDLKDVSPHILDKVSYQLQLALDLAAGKETLQYEIADGKKVRKYTFAREGTETLVTPLGEIEVIKVRRVRNADSARETTVWFAPGWNYALVKLVQREENGKRYQISLTKLSINGKNVTASQN